A genomic segment from Methanolobus zinderi encodes:
- a CDS encoding tryptophan--tRNA ligase, with amino-acid sequence MNMKIDPWSALSIDDYSKLFEEFGILPFDQLLPEIKDPHRYMRRKIIFGHRGYDLISDAMNNGKPFSVMSGFMPSGKIHLGHKMVMEEIIWHQQQGADAFVGIADREAHSVRGFSWERCRDIGVNEYITSLIALGFEPEGHIYFQSDSEQVKDLAFELGSKANFSELSAIYGFTGETSVSHMLSAVTQSADILHPQLDEFGGPKPTVIPVGADQDPHIRLTRGLGHKMNMFKIEGREDKKGRHYFSIRSKSAPEDTLKELAERIPGTTKLFEGHVDVLDFDNFEELLKTVRAVELEFGGYAFVPPSSTYHRFMSGLQGGKMSSSVPDSYISLTEDPKGAAKKVKRAKTGGRITLEEQKKLGGEPDKCSVYELLLFNLVEDDEELAQIYNDCVSGQKVCGNCKALAAEKMEKFLKEHQELREVAKDRLDEYGL; translated from the coding sequence ATGAATATGAAGATCGACCCATGGAGTGCATTGAGCATCGATGATTATTCCAAACTATTCGAGGAATTCGGGATTTTGCCCTTTGATCAATTGCTTCCTGAGATCAAAGATCCCCACAGATACATGCGCAGGAAGATCATCTTCGGCCACAGGGGATATGATCTGATAAGCGATGCCATGAATAACGGAAAGCCTTTTTCGGTGATGAGCGGTTTTATGCCATCCGGAAAGATACACCTCGGTCATAAGATGGTAATGGAGGAGATCATATGGCACCAGCAGCAGGGAGCCGATGCTTTTGTGGGTATTGCCGACAGGGAGGCACACTCGGTAAGGGGTTTTTCATGGGAAAGATGCAGGGACATAGGCGTTAACGAGTATATTACAAGTCTTATTGCTCTGGGCTTTGAACCGGAAGGACATATTTACTTCCAGTCTGACTCGGAACAGGTCAAGGACCTTGCTTTCGAACTTGGTTCAAAGGCCAATTTTTCGGAACTGAGTGCCATCTATGGCTTCACAGGTGAGACAAGCGTATCCCATATGTTAAGTGCCGTCACACAGAGTGCAGACATATTACATCCTCAGCTTGATGAATTCGGAGGGCCGAAGCCTACGGTGATTCCCGTAGGTGCAGACCAGGATCCTCACATACGCCTGACCAGAGGACTCGGTCACAAGATGAACATGTTCAAGATCGAGGGACGTGAGGATAAGAAAGGCAGGCACTATTTCAGTATCAGAAGCAAATCAGCACCGGAAGATACCCTGAAGGAGCTGGCTGAACGCATCCCCGGAACTACAAAACTGTTCGAGGGTCATGTTGATGTACTGGATTTCGACAACTTCGAGGAACTCTTGAAGACTGTCAGGGCTGTAGAGCTCGAATTTGGAGGATATGCGTTTGTGCCACCGTCTTCCACATATCACCGTTTCATGTCGGGACTGCAGGGTGGAAAGATGTCAAGCAGTGTTCCTGACAGTTATATATCGCTCACCGAGGACCCCAAGGGAGCTGCAAAGAAGGTCAAAAGGGCAAAGACCGGTGGCAGGATAACACTTGAGGAACAGAAAAAGCTTGGCGGTGAGCCAGACAAATGTTCGGTTTACGAATTACTGTTATTCAATCTTGTTGAAGATGATGAGGAACTGGCACAGATCTATAATGACTGTGTCAGCGGACAGAAGGTATGTGGAAACTGCAAGGCTCTTGCAGCGGAAAAAATGGAGAAGTTCCTGAAAGAGCATCAGGAACTGCGTGAAGTGGCAAAGGACAGGCTCGACGAATACGGACTATAG
- a CDS encoding radical SAM protein, producing the protein MKQNYADSQDDEKITLLSIPGLSIKMDKTEDFVQLKATGGLRKACAPFLNRINERLRVEKPALIKDDEVIASTWLPPIPSKAFKRLLMAETQIALGRYVPETVSFEITRNCKCNCEHCVVSGGEGDLDIETMKRAIDDVLDMGAMVIVFTEGDPMLREDIYELIDYVDKERAIVNMYTPGTEMTPGNAQRLKEAGLHNLLVSIYSTEAEKHDAVRCLDGAFEMATNAMKMALDAGLLVTMATHVSPKNIDELPAMYELARDIGVHEFSLWESVPKKKGDAIITEADRQQVLEMYHRINSTKGGPRIFSNSYFEGEMLGCMAGQRWLHVCVDGSVKPCPYIPFSYGNITEQSMKDIWSKIRKDRSFRGQRKTCLMQESEYLQLVDSIPEGASKPYDIDLI; encoded by the coding sequence ATGAAACAGAATTACGCTGATTCACAGGACGACGAGAAAATTACATTACTTTCGATTCCGGGACTTTCTATTAAAATGGACAAAACAGAGGATTTTGTCCAGCTGAAGGCAACAGGAGGCCTTCGTAAGGCATGTGCTCCTTTTCTGAACAGGATCAATGAAAGGCTCCGGGTGGAAAAACCGGCACTTATCAAAGATGATGAGGTGATTGCCTCTACATGGCTTCCCCCGATTCCCAGTAAAGCCTTCAAGAGACTTCTTATGGCAGAGACCCAGATCGCTCTGGGCAGGTATGTTCCTGAAACAGTTTCTTTTGAGATCACACGCAATTGCAAATGTAATTGCGAGCACTGTGTGGTGAGCGGCGGAGAAGGCGACCTGGACATCGAGACAATGAAGCGTGCCATAGATGATGTACTTGATATGGGAGCCATGGTCATCGTATTCACGGAAGGGGACCCCATGTTGCGCGAGGATATCTACGAGCTTATCGATTATGTGGATAAGGAGCGTGCCATAGTTAACATGTATACTCCCGGTACGGAAATGACTCCGGGGAATGCGCAGCGTCTGAAGGAAGCCGGACTACATAACCTTCTGGTCAGCATATATTCCACAGAAGCCGAGAAGCACGATGCAGTACGCTGCCTGGACGGTGCTTTCGAAATGGCCACAAATGCCATGAAAATGGCACTTGATGCAGGTCTGCTTGTCACCATGGCAACACATGTGTCTCCTAAGAATATAGATGAGTTACCTGCAATGTATGAGCTTGCAAGGGATATCGGGGTACATGAGTTCTCCCTCTGGGAGTCCGTACCCAAAAAGAAAGGTGATGCCATTATCACTGAAGCTGACAGGCAGCAGGTGCTTGAGATGTACCACCGTATCAATTCCACAAAAGGCGGACCAAGAATATTTTCCAATTCCTATTTCGAGGGTGAGATGCTGGGATGCATGGCGGGACAGCGCTGGCTGCACGTTTGTGTTGACGGCTCGGTAAAACCATGTCCTTATATACCTTTCAGCTACGGGAATATTACAGAACAGTCCATGAAGGATATCTGGAGCAAGATACGCAAGGACAGGTCATTCAGGGGACAGCGTAAAACATGCCTGATGCAGGAAAGTGAATACCTGCAGCTTGTGGATAGCATACCTGAGGGTGCGTCTAAACCTTATGATATTGATTTGATATAA
- a CDS encoding RAD55 family ATPase: MARIPTGIPGFDELIEGGFIENDVVLLIGGPGAGKSTFGAQYLYEGITSYNEPGVYITFEETPARIMRNMWRHGWDLERLIKEDKLRIVRADPIAYGRYIEKNRDPESAKETDTTTIETVLRQIYASVQEIGAKRLFIDSMTSLKISPDPVNVRYIILEFIKNIESFDCTTLITSEIHRETNYFSVEEYLAEGVICLKVFRIGGERIRAIEILKMRGTKHDEVLRPYVMSDNGIFVYSSQSVIGKEADVFSTELFNSRGTLDETELR; this comes from the coding sequence ATGGCTCGTATACCCACAGGGATTCCCGGATTTGATGAACTAATAGAAGGCGGTTTCATAGAGAATGATGTAGTCCTGCTAATCGGCGGACCGGGAGCAGGCAAATCCACATTCGGTGCACAATATCTCTACGAAGGCATCACGTCCTATAACGAGCCGGGTGTCTACATCACTTTTGAAGAAACGCCTGCCCGAATCATGAGGAATATGTGGAGGCATGGCTGGGACCTTGAAAGACTTATCAAGGAAGACAAGCTCAGGATAGTGCGTGCCGATCCCATTGCCTATGGCCGCTATATCGAGAAGAACAGGGATCCTGAGTCTGCTAAGGAAACGGACACCACTACCATTGAAACCGTTCTGCGGCAGATATATGCCAGCGTGCAGGAAATCGGAGCCAAGCGTCTTTTTATTGACTCCATGACCTCACTTAAGATATCTCCGGATCCTGTCAATGTAAGGTACATCATTCTTGAATTTATCAAGAACATAGAGAGCTTTGACTGTACCACCCTGATCACAAGTGAGATACACAGGGAGACCAATTACTTCAGTGTTGAGGAGTATCTTGCCGAAGGAGTTATTTGCCTTAAGGTATTCAGGATTGGCGGAGAAAGGATCAGAGCCATCGAGATACTTAAAATGCGAGGCACAAAACACGATGAAGTGCTACGTCCCTATGTAATGTCTGACAACGGGATCTTCGTTTACTCATCCCAGTCCGTCATAGGCAAAGAAGCAGATGTTTTCTCCACCGAGCTATTCAACTCCAGGGGAACATTGGATGAAACAGAATTACGCTGA
- a CDS encoding translation initiation factor IF-2 subunit beta codes for MKDYEALLDRAIANLPDKETTDTRFVIPEPKILVEGKTTILDNLSNIADVLNRDPDHLMKFLTREMGTAGKIDGNRAVFQGRFSKEQIKNNIQAYVDEFVMCSECSRPDTQLTKMDRVLVLKCAACGAHRPVKKRRATAPVQQQDAIEEGKEYEVRIDAVGSKGDGIAKVDKYTIFVPGTTKGQTAKIRVKRLSGTLAFAEKI; via the coding sequence ATGAAAGATTACGAAGCGCTTTTGGACCGTGCTATAGCAAACTTACCTGACAAGGAGACCACGGACACACGTTTCGTGATCCCCGAACCGAAGATCCTGGTTGAAGGTAAGACCACGATCCTTGATAATCTGAGCAATATAGCAGATGTACTGAACAGAGATCCCGATCACCTGATGAAATTCCTTACCCGTGAAATGGGTACTGCAGGTAAGATCGATGGTAACAGGGCTGTATTCCAGGGACGCTTTTCCAAGGAGCAGATCAAGAACAACATACAGGCATATGTAGATGAGTTTGTCATGTGCTCCGAATGTTCAAGACCTGATACCCAGCTGACCAAGATGGACAGGGTACTGGTACTCAAATGTGCCGCCTGCGGAGCTCACAGGCCTGTCAAGAAGAGGCGTGCAACCGCACCGGTCCAGCAACAGGATGCAATCGAGGAAGGTAAGGAATATGAAGTCCGTATCGATGCCGTCGGTTCAAAGGGTGACGGAATTGCCAAGGTGGATAAATATACCATCTTCGTGCCCGGCACTACCAAGGGTCAGACCGCAAAGATAAGGGTCAAGCGCCTGAGCGGTACACTTGCTTTTGCAGAGAAGATCTGA
- a CDS encoding 50S ribosomal protein L16, translated as MVRKPASMYRNVRQRSYTRRKYMGGVPGSHIIHYDMGNKTADFPVKLSLLSEEKCQIRHTALEAARITANRAIMASAGRAGYHMKLRVYPHEVLRENKQATGAGADRVSSGMRGAFGKNVGTAARVSPGQKIFTISVNKEQFKTAKDALRKAGQKLPTPVRITVDKGMELVQ; from the coding sequence ATGGTAAGAAAACCAGCAAGTATGTACAGGAACGTGAGGCAGCGTTCATACACAAGAAGAAAATACATGGGTGGTGTGCCGGGAAGCCACATCATTCACTACGATATGGGTAACAAGACCGCTGATTTCCCTGTAAAGCTATCTCTGTTATCTGAGGAAAAATGTCAGATACGTCATACAGCTCTTGAAGCTGCACGTATTACAGCCAATAGGGCTATTATGGCATCTGCCGGCCGTGCAGGATATCACATGAAACTCAGGGTCTATCCTCATGAGGTCTTGAGAGAGAACAAGCAGGCAACAGGAGCAGGTGCTGACCGTGTATCCAGTGGTATGCGTGGAGCTTTCGGAAAGAATGTGGGTACGGCTGCCAGGGTTTCACCCGGTCAGAAGATTTTCACCATTTCAGTCAACAAGGAACAGTTCAAGACAGCAAAGGATGCTTTGAGAAAAGCAGGCCAGAAACTGCCAACACCTGTAAGGATAACTGTTGACAAGGGAATGGAACTTGTACAGTGA
- a CDS encoding DUF1786 domain-containing protein: MRILAIDVGTGTQDILLYDSEKEVENSLVMVMPSPTVIIAGKVREATSAGKAIFLKGGVMGGGPSSRAIREHLNQGLEVYATPKAALTIKDDLDRVREMGIKIVDDAGEKVPAEDYEEIFLQDIDLKSIESALSCFGVEMPEVFAVAVQDHGNSPHESNRIYRFKIFERLIDAGGKFSDFAYKHKDIPEDLTRMISSSKTLYGKEAVFMDTGPAAIFGALLDPAARQPCLVVNIGNGHTLAAIVKDYRIVALYEHHTSSLTGEGLQEQLLRFAEGELTFDEVFDQGGHGCYTRGSTDFDQVKSVMITGPRRSLLMDMEEDLKDSKLWDRLHFAAPFGNMMLSGSYGLLTPYLPGKVDEQ, translated from the coding sequence ATGAGAATACTGGCAATCGATGTAGGTACAGGTACCCAGGACATACTCCTGTACGATAGCGAAAAGGAAGTTGAGAACAGCCTGGTAATGGTGATGCCCTCCCCCACAGTCATAATTGCCGGGAAGGTACGGGAAGCTACTTCCGCCGGAAAGGCGATTTTTCTCAAAGGTGGTGTCATGGGAGGCGGACCTTCTTCTAGGGCCATCAGGGAACATCTGAATCAGGGTCTGGAGGTATACGCGACTCCAAAGGCTGCGTTGACCATTAAGGATGATCTTGACAGAGTAAGGGAAATGGGAATAAAGATCGTTGATGATGCAGGAGAGAAGGTTCCTGCGGAAGATTACGAAGAGATATTCCTGCAGGATATCGATCTGAAATCCATAGAATCCGCACTTAGCTGCTTTGGGGTGGAGATGCCGGAAGTTTTTGCAGTCGCGGTCCAGGATCATGGCAACTCTCCGCATGAGAGCAACCGCATTTACAGGTTCAAAATATTCGAGAGGCTCATTGATGCGGGAGGGAAGTTCTCCGATTTCGCATATAAGCATAAGGATATTCCCGAGGATCTTACACGTATGATCTCCTCCTCAAAAACTCTGTATGGAAAGGAAGCGGTTTTTATGGATACCGGGCCTGCTGCGATCTTCGGAGCACTACTTGATCCGGCTGCCAGGCAACCCTGCCTTGTTGTGAACATTGGTAACGGTCACACTCTTGCAGCCATTGTTAAGGATTACAGGATCGTTGCCCTGTATGAACATCACACATCCTCACTGACAGGTGAAGGGCTTCAGGAGCAACTACTGCGCTTTGCGGAAGGAGAACTTACATTCGATGAGGTCTTTGATCAGGGGGGACACGGATGCTACACCAGAGGGAGTACAGACTTTGATCAGGTGAAGTCGGTTATGATCACCGGTCCCCGACGCAGTTTACTGATGGACATGGAGGAGGATTTAAAGGACAGCAAGCTCTGGGACAGACTGCATTTTGCCGCACCCTTCGGGAATATGATGTTGTCTGGCTCGTACGGTCTGCTCACTCCTTACCTGCCTGGAAAAGTTGATGAGCAATAA
- a CDS encoding MogA/MoaB family molybdenum cofactor biosynthesis protein, producing the protein MNDFTVKEHKKESKGPCNFYIITISTSRFEKYGKVSSPQDAEDSSGQIMEELVQAAGHKLSGYSLVIDDETSIIDALTRALRSDADIIVISGGTGLTSKDVTIESVTPMFEKEIPGFGELFRYRSIEQIGASVILTRASAGTINGKAVFCMPGSPAAVTLGMKEIIIPEAGHIVKHVKQ; encoded by the coding sequence ATGAATGACTTTACAGTAAAAGAACACAAGAAAGAAAGCAAAGGTCCCTGTAATTTTTATATAATCACTATATCGACCTCAAGGTTTGAAAAGTACGGAAAAGTATCCTCACCACAGGATGCTGAAGACAGCTCCGGCCAGATCATGGAGGAACTCGTTCAGGCAGCAGGCCATAAATTGTCAGGTTATTCCCTTGTTATAGATGATGAGACCTCCATAATCGATGCGCTTACCAGAGCTTTACGATCCGATGCAGATATCATAGTTATAAGCGGAGGTACCGGACTTACATCAAAGGATGTGACCATCGAATCCGTAACGCCCATGTTCGAGAAGGAGATACCCGGGTTTGGAGAGCTGTTCAGATACAGGAGTATAGAACAGATCGGTGCCTCTGTGATACTCACCCGTGCATCCGCAGGAACCATAAACGGTAAAGCAGTATTCTGTATGCCCGGATCCCCGGCAGCAGTAACACTGGGCATGAAGGAAATAATTATCCCTGAAGCCGGCCATATCGTGAAACATGTAAAACAGTAA
- a CDS encoding RAD55 family ATPase → MSVYSLGIKELDDLLGGIREGTNLMMIGPPMSRKDELLDAIIYQNLNNDNAAILVSTREPGERVLSWFEEQGMDISTMNIGVVDCVTKTLGMGAPDTANIKRASSPVDLTGIGVKISQFLEEFLVRKKMNKIRLCINSLSTILMYSNLQTVFRFLHVFTGRVKAAGGFGLYVVEDEMHDPQTIATLKQLFDGMIEIKAVGDTYAMRVVGLTSKPTPWFEYAIEGTDVSLVESGNA, encoded by the coding sequence ATGTCCGTTTATTCATTAGGTATCAAAGAGCTGGATGACCTGTTGGGCGGCATTCGGGAAGGCACCAATCTTATGATGATAGGTCCACCCATGAGCCGGAAAGATGAATTGCTTGATGCGATCATTTACCAGAACCTCAACAATGATAATGCAGCGATACTTGTCTCAACCAGAGAACCAGGAGAGCGTGTCCTTTCGTGGTTCGAGGAACAGGGCATGGATATCTCTACAATGAATATAGGGGTGGTCGACTGTGTTACAAAGACACTCGGGATGGGAGCTCCGGATACAGCAAATATAAAGAGAGCTTCAAGTCCTGTGGACCTTACCGGGATCGGAGTGAAGATCAGTCAATTCCTGGAAGAATTCCTTGTCAGGAAAAAAATGAACAAGATCAGGCTCTGTATCAACTCACTTTCCACCATACTTATGTACTCTAACCTGCAGACTGTTTTCAGATTCCTGCACGTCTTCACAGGGCGGGTAAAAGCTGCAGGCGGGTTTGGTCTTTATGTAGTCGAGGACGAGATGCATGATCCACAGACCATTGCCACCCTGAAACAACTGTTCGATGGCATGATCGAAATAAAGGCAGTAGGCGATACCTATGCAATGAGGGTCGTTGGCCTGACCTCAAAGCCCACACCATGGTTTGAGTACGCCATCGAAGGCACAGATGTCAGCCTGGTAGAGTCCGGGAATGCCTGA
- a CDS encoding YhbY family RNA-binding protein has protein sequence MEKDKLYKLKAEASGLKPILNVGKNGITDSVIEEVKKQVKANRLVKIKMLKTTPGAENIKDAAQELADSTKTTLIEIRGNTVVLYR, from the coding sequence ATGGAAAAAGACAAATTATACAAATTAAAGGCAGAAGCCTCCGGGCTGAAGCCAATTCTCAATGTCGGCAAGAACGGCATTACAGATTCGGTAATAGAAGAAGTGAAAAAACAGGTAAAAGCAAACCGCCTTGTTAAAATAAAGATGTTGAAGACCACCCCCGGAGCAGAGAATATAAAAGATGCAGCCCAGGAACTTGCAGACTCCACTAAAACCACTCTTATCGAGATACGTGGCAATACAGTGGTTTTGTACAGATAA
- a CDS encoding DUF190 domain-containing protein: MKASLLRIYLSENDKYEGKTAHHAVLEFLKDAGVAGATVHHCMEGYGVHNRIHTAGVLSLGTDLPVIIQAVDKEEKIKLIIPQLKKMLPNELITLQEIEIVSGEGFRDDIG, translated from the coding sequence ATGAAAGCATCACTTCTCAGGATATATCTTAGTGAGAATGACAAATATGAGGGTAAAACTGCACACCATGCAGTGCTTGAGTTTCTGAAGGATGCGGGTGTGGCAGGTGCGACAGTACATCATTGTATGGAAGGGTATGGGGTACATAACCGGATACATACGGCAGGTGTACTGAGTCTTGGAACAGACCTTCCGGTAATCATACAGGCAGTGGATAAGGAAGAAAAAATAAAGCTCATCATCCCTCAACTTAAGAAAATGCTTCCCAACGAGCTTATAACTCTCCAGGAGATCGAAATTGTCTCCGGGGAAGGTTTCAGGGATGATATTGGATAG
- a CDS encoding cytochrome c biogenesis protein CcdA translates to MKKRHVLPQAATRTIARSIFCLLILLLISSNAYAGSGTVTVEFFYENGCLKCEKASPAIEKVVRQYDNVNYTKYDIMESFEYIREYDITVVPTIVINKSLVINYNDYRDDTELLEKLLIEGIENAPPAPDEKNNIEHQAGETSQEEPAWYGSDNSYLFVFAAGILAGFNPCLLAVMAFLSSVLISSSGTRRDLLTLVAGFCAGIFITYMILGIGILNTVKSFPGIEAAINLLMVTLVGFLGLWHLYDAYYMRQNSDSSFKTPGFLIDFIGNIRGKNILILSFAAGGLFSLVKAPCVGAVYLAILEMLMSGNNVLEGSIYLGVYNFGVVLPILILGGLLAFGLDPQRVSDFKDEKRVEIRLITGITLIVLAILLYLNVI, encoded by the coding sequence ATGAAAAAACGACATGTTCTTCCACAAGCTGCCACTAGGACAATAGCCCGAAGCATTTTTTGCTTACTGATTCTGCTTTTGATATCATCCAACGCATATGCAGGCTCCGGCACAGTGACGGTTGAGTTCTTCTATGAGAATGGCTGTCTCAAATGTGAAAAAGCAAGTCCTGCTATAGAAAAAGTCGTGAGACAGTATGATAATGTCAATTATACCAAATATGACATTATGGAGTCATTTGAGTATATCCGGGAATATGATATTACCGTTGTTCCCACGATCGTGATAAACAAAAGTCTGGTAATAAACTATAATGATTACAGGGACGACACCGAATTGCTGGAAAAGCTCCTCATAGAAGGTATTGAGAACGCACCCCCAGCCCCTGACGAGAAAAACAATATCGAACACCAGGCTGGAGAGACCAGCCAGGAAGAGCCAGCATGGTATGGATCGGACAATTCATATTTATTCGTGTTTGCCGCGGGAATACTTGCGGGATTTAATCCCTGCCTGCTTGCAGTGATGGCTTTCCTGTCCTCAGTATTAATATCATCAAGCGGTACCCGCCGTGATTTGCTCACACTTGTTGCAGGTTTTTGTGCAGGCATCTTCATTACCTATATGATACTCGGAATCGGCATACTTAACACGGTAAAGTCCTTCCCCGGCATTGAAGCAGCCATCAATCTGTTAATGGTAACTCTTGTAGGCTTTCTGGGACTCTGGCATTTATACGATGCATACTACATGAGACAAAATTCAGATTCATCCTTCAAGACTCCTGGTTTTCTCATTGATTTTATAGGGAATATCCGAGGGAAGAACATACTTATCCTGTCATTTGCTGCCGGCGGACTCTTCTCTCTGGTGAAAGCCCCCTGTGTCGGGGCAGTATATCTTGCAATTCTCGAAATGCTGATGTCAGGGAACAATGTCCTGGAAGGTTCAATATACCTTGGCGTCTACAATTTCGGAGTTGTTTTGCCTATATTAATACTGGGAGGTCTTCTTGCATTCGGACTTGATCCTCAGAGGGTTTCTGATTTCAAGGATGAAAAGCGGGTCGAGATACGACTGATAACAGGAATAACACTCATAGTTCTGGCAATCCTGCTATATTTAAATGTGATCTGA
- the crcB gene encoding fluoride efflux transporter CrcB encodes MGGISGLGFEILLVGAGGLIGAPSRYLVSGAIPRLKEMPIGTLAVNTMGSFVLASLTFSTVSGSLVYFLSIGMLGSFTTFSTFAYESFRLLDEGETTSSLLNIVFNVVLCLTGVAAAYLLFA; translated from the coding sequence ATGGGAGGTATCTCCGGCCTGGGATTCGAGATTTTGCTCGTGGGTGCCGGAGGACTTATTGGTGCGCCTTCCAGATATTTGGTTTCTGGTGCTATCCCCCGATTAAAGGAAATGCCGATAGGAACCCTTGCCGTGAACACTATGGGTAGTTTCGTACTTGCATCACTTACTTTTTCAACAGTTTCGGGTTCACTTGTGTACTTTCTAAGTATCGGGATGCTCGGTTCGTTCACCACTTTCTCGACATTTGCCTATGAGAGCTTCAGACTTCTGGACGAAGGCGAGACAACTTCTTCTTTGTTGAATATAGTCTTCAACGTAGTTCTGTGTTTGACAGGAGTCGCTGCAGCTTATCTTTTATTCGCTTAG
- the glp gene encoding gephyrin-like molybdotransferase Glp, whose protein sequence is MDRIMKERTGVGYAKRLFLEAIMPLKRTEKAEISDCVGRVISSSILAPRNVPHYRRSAMDGFAVRSADIIGASPTNPVMLQVSDDIEEGSSVQVSTGEYVPDEADAVIMLEDTISIGDMIEVRAQVHPGKNIGDVGEDVRKNEIIFNKGHQLRACDIAVLASLGIKEVTVYSKPVVAILPTGNDLIPLKDNEVPSPGKTLDINSLMIGLYVTKWGAEPRYCDIVSEDRDLIEEATKNNLDADFIVVSGGTSVGEKDFVPGVVASLGKKLVHGVGLSPGKPTALGIIDNVPVLCMPGYPAAGLVALFAFGKPAILKTGNLPEMPDLTVKARLTGKINSREGYVSYARVILEEDSGQTLARPLMTAGAGILSSMAKSGGFVIIPENVEGYEEGNEVDVVLIE, encoded by the coding sequence ATGGACAGGATAATGAAAGAGCGTACCGGCGTAGGCTATGCAAAGAGACTTTTCCTTGAAGCGATAATGCCGCTGAAGCGCACCGAAAAGGCCGAGATATCCGATTGTGTAGGGAGGGTTATTTCCAGCAGCATCCTCGCACCAAGGAATGTTCCCCATTACCGCCGCTCTGCAATGGACGGGTTTGCTGTTCGCTCGGCAGACATAATCGGAGCATCTCCCACAAATCCCGTTATGCTGCAGGTATCCGACGATATCGAAGAAGGTAGCAGCGTACAGGTCAGTACCGGTGAATACGTGCCAGATGAGGCAGATGCTGTCATCATGCTGGAAGATACTATTTCCATCGGTGATATGATAGAGGTACGTGCGCAGGTGCATCCAGGGAAGAACATAGGCGATGTAGGGGAAGATGTGAGGAAGAATGAGATAATATTCAATAAAGGACATCAGTTAAGAGCCTGTGACATAGCGGTTCTTGCTTCCCTGGGTATCAAGGAGGTCACCGTTTACTCAAAACCCGTGGTTGCCATACTTCCCACGGGTAATGATCTGATCCCTCTGAAGGATAATGAGGTCCCTTCTCCCGGCAAGACACTTGATATCAACAGCCTGATGATAGGTCTCTATGTCACAAAATGGGGTGCAGAGCCCAGGTACTGTGATATTGTATCCGAGGATCGTGATCTTATTGAGGAAGCAACCAAAAACAATCTTGATGCTGATTTTATCGTAGTTTCAGGAGGAACTTCCGTAGGTGAGAAGGATTTTGTACCTGGTGTGGTGGCTTCCCTGGGCAAAAAACTTGTACACGGGGTCGGCTTGAGTCCGGGTAAACCCACAGCTCTTGGTATTATAGATAATGTTCCCGTGCTCTGTATGCCGGGATATCCTGCTGCGGGACTTGTGGCACTGTTTGCTTTTGGCAAGCCTGCGATCCTGAAGACGGGAAATCTACCTGAAATGCCTGATCTCACTGTAAAGGCCCGGCTCACAGGTAAGATCAATTCCAGGGAAGGATATGTGAGTTATGCCAGAGTCATTCTTGAAGAAGACTCCGGCCAGACTCTTGCCCGCCCTCTTATGACCGCAGGGGCCGGGATATTGAGCTCGATGGCAAAATCAGGCGGTTTTGTGATCATACCCGAAAATGTTGAAGGTTACGAAGAAGGAAACGAAGTGGACGTTGTATTAATTGAATAG
- a CDS encoding ubiquitin-like small modifier protein 1: MPEIKVKLFANLREKAGESSVTLQGETVKDVLLSLTDLHPSLEELIFEKREEAELHGYINVFLNGNNIKHMDKLETRLNNGDEIGIFPPVSGG, translated from the coding sequence ATGCCAGAGATTAAAGTCAAACTGTTCGCCAACCTGAGGGAAAAGGCCGGCGAGTCCTCGGTAACGCTACAAGGAGAAACAGTTAAGGATGTACTGTTATCTCTCACGGACCTTCATCCCTCTCTTGAGGAACTGATTTTCGAAAAAAGGGAAGAAGCTGAACTTCACGGCTATATCAATGTCTTTCTCAACGGGAACAATATCAAACACATGGACAAACTTGAAACCCGCTTGAACAATGGTGACGAAATAGGCATTTTCCCCCCTGTGTCAGGGGGATGA